CATCGCAACTTTTGGCGGGAAATAGGCAGTCGCGATGACCACCCCTACCGAAATGTTCCTCATTCCCACATTATAGGTGAAGGTCGTAACGATGGACGGCTCCTCGAGCAGATAGTGTCCGGTAACCAGTGCAAAGGCATATGCAGATAAAGTAATGAACAGGACAAGGAGCAGTATGCCGATGATTTCCCAGGAAAAGTTCTGCAGGTATGGTGCGATGACACTTCCGTTGATCATGATGATGAGCAGCAGGCTGATTTTCGAAAAAGGCGCCAGCCGCCTTCCCAATGTGTCCTTCACCCTGCCTTGTGTCACTTCGTTCATCAGGATGCCGGCCAGGGTCGGCAATACGATCATCCACAGCAATCCCATGATCAGGGCCCCGGAATCGATGGTAACGGCTGTGCCTGCAACTGCTACAAGTATGAGCGGCAGTATCAGCGGGGCGAGCAGCGTATCGAGGAGGACGATGGAGAGCGCAAGCGGCAGATTGCCCCGGGTGATCGTCACCCATATGATTGAAGTCACACCGGTGGGCACTGCCACCGCCAGTGTGAAACCGATGGTCAGAAGCGCATCATCCAGCAGGACCGTCGCCAGCACATAGCCCCACACCGGCATCAGGATATGCAGGAACAGTATGCTCAGCAGTATCGTCCCCGGATATTTGACGACCATCCTGAAATCCTTGAAATCCATGCCAAGTGCCCCTGTGAAGGTCATGAAGGCAAAGAACCAGGGAATCAGGAAGAGGAAGTGCGTCCCCATTTCACCAAGCAGCACACCGATGATCAGACTGAGTGGTGTGAGGAGCGCAATCCATTTTTGAATGAAAGCATTGAAACGCGTCAGCACCGTATCCCCTTCTTTTCAATTTTATATATACTCTACCATAACGGCCATGCGCCGGTAAGGTATGCCAATAAAAAGCTCAGTATCAATCCACTTTAGTAGGTTGATACTGAGCTTTTTAATTTGTATACTCTTCGGTTAATCCAATACTGCCATGACGAACCCGTCATGTCCTCTGCTGCCTACCGTCTGAACTGCCGTTGCATCTACACGGGGATGCTCTGTAAGTATCTGCAGGAAACGCTGCATTTTAGGGCATTTCGCCTCTTCTTCTTCAAACGATTCCATGATCTTACGTTCCGTTACGATGACCGAGCCGCTCTTGGCCATGTTGATTGCCGCTTCAAGGTAGTCCGGATAATGCTGCTGATTTGCATTGATATAGATGAAATCAAAGCGTGGATATCCTCTCTCAAGCAATTTCGGCAATGTATTTTCCGCCGGCGCCTCGATGACTTCAACCTTGTCATCCAGTTCAGCAGCCATAATGTGCTCGAACGCTGTTTTTGCATATTCAGGGTTGGACTCGATGGTGGCCATCCTGCCATCTTCCGGCAGTGCCTTACCCAGCCATAATGTACTGTAGCCACTCAATGTGCCTATTTCCAACACCGTTTTTGCACCTTTGATTCTCGCCAATAACTGAAGAAACTTTCCTTGACCACTCGTCGCTTCGGTTCTTTCTTCTTCGTTTTCGAGAATTCCCGTAATTACCTCATCATCAGCATTCAGCTGGGAAGTAAAGTACGCGTCCACATCATTCCAAAGTTTGGACATGTTAAATAGTTCGCCTCCGTATTTTGTATACACTTATTTATAGTACATTTCAATATTTTCCGAATATTTAAGAAATATACTATAGTTTTGCATACTACACTAAAGGCGTATGAATTGCAAATGCTCATTTGTATTTTTTCACTATTTTTTTGACCCGGCTGTCGGATCCATATTTGCTGCTGACCATCCTGCGCGCTTCTATATGGGAACGCGCCTTTGCCTCCTTCGTATACAGCGCACCATCTTTTTCGAATGTCACAATGAAGCATTCCGTGCCACATCTCATATGCTCCGCTCCTTTTTCTGGAAATCTTCAAGACTTAATTCTTGTATAATCGCTTCATCCATAATAATATATTCAGATGCACTTATGCACCAAACATTCAAATCCAATACATACAGGAGATCTATATATGGAAAAAGACAGTGCCAGACAATATGAATATCTATCGGAAAACCCCGATATCAAAACCCTCCCGATCATGCTGTCGCTCATCATCGGGGCATTTTTTGCAATTTTGAATGAAACGCTCCTCAATATTGCGCTTACGACATTAATGGATCAATTCGACATCACCTTGCCGACCGTGCAGTGGATGGCTACAGGCTTCATGCTCGTCATGGGCATCGTCATTCCCGTCTCGGCCCTACTGATCCAATGGTTCACCACCCGTCAGCTTTTCCTGGGGACGATGATCATATTCACTCTCGGTACAGCCATTGCCGCCTCCGCCCCGACATTCGGCATCCTGCTGACCGGCCGCCTGATACAGGCAGTGGGCACCGGCATGCTGATGCCGATCATGTTCAATGTGTTCCTGCTCATGTACCCGCCCCATAAACGTGGCAGAATCATGGGAATCGTCGGCCTCGTCATCATGTTCGCTCCAGCCATCGGCCCGACACTTTCAGGCATCATAGTAGAATACCTCGGATGGCGTTTCCTCTTCATCACCGTCATTCCGTTCTCATTATTTTCCATAGTATTCGCCTATTTCTTCCTGGTCAATGTATCGGAAGTGACACGGCCGAAAATCGACATCCTGTCCATCTTGTTCTCCACCGTCGGTTTTGGAGCGACCATATATGGGTTCAGTTCGGTCGGTGAGAGCGAAGCCGGGTTCCTGAGTCCAGTGGTGCTCGTTTCCCTTCTGCTGGGAATCAGCGGCATCTTTCTGTTTGCCTACCGGCAGCTCCATCTGGATGAGCCCATCATGGATTTCAGGGTGTTCAAGTATCCGATGTACCGCCATGCCGTCATCATGTTCGTGATCATCATCATGGCCATGTTCGCCTCGGAGATCATACTGCCGATCTATATGCAGGGGCCCTTGGCACTGAGTGCCGCCACTGCAGGTATTCTTCTGCTTCCCGGCAGTCTGCTGAACGGTGCGCTCTCCCCTTTCATGGGTCAGCTGTTCGATAAGGTTGGCCCAAGGCCGATGATGATTCCTGCAACACTTGTGCTGAGCGGCACCATGTTCATGATGAGCCGCCTGGACACCGGCAGTTCGGTGTGGATGATCGTCATCGGCTTCCTGCTGCTCATGATCTCCGTTTCGGCAATCATGATGCCTGCCCAGACCAATGGGCTCAACCAGCTGCCTAAGCGGCTCTATCCGCACGGTACCGCCGTCATATCGACCTTGCAGCCAATGGCCGGAGCCATAGGCGTTTCGGTCTTCATCAGCATCCTCAATGCCAGACAGGCAAACTACCTCTCAGATGCAGAGACCCCGGACGATCCGGCAACGATCGACTTGGCCATGGTGGCTGGTGTGGAACTCGTCTATTTCACCGCCTTCATCTTTTCCATCGTTGCGGTAGTGATGGCACTGCGCGTGTATCGTGCGCGTCCCGATGACATTGCAGACACGAAAGTTGAATAGAAATAACGCCCCACCAATTTCGGTGGGGCGTTATTTTTCATTCATCCCAATATTTCCTTTACTCTGCCGACAGTGCCATCTTCGAGCTTCACTTTGATTCCGTGGGGGTGTGTCGCCGAGTTGGTCAGCAGTCTCGCCACCGTCCCTTCGGTCAGTTCCCCCGACCGCTGATGATGCTTCTGTACCACTTTCACTTTGACGCCTGGTTTGATATTTTCCCTTTTTGTTCCGTCCATGATATTCTCCTTAATGATTGATATGCTATTATTCCTTAATCGTCTGACCACCATCGATGATCAGCTCTTCCCCGGTGATGAACCTGGCTTCATCCGATGCCAAAAACAGCGCTGCATATGCTACATCTTCCGATTGGCCCAAATATTTGAGCGGCACAGCAGCAATCAGTGCATCCCGTATATCCGCATTCGAAGTCAGATACTCCGTAGATGGTGTCTCGATATAGCCTGGGTGTATGGAATTCACCCGTATATGGTCCCCACCGAAATCTCTTGCCGCACCCTTCGTCATGGTGCGGATTGCCCCTTTCGAGGCAGAGTAGGCAGTGAGTCCCCCAAGACCGCTGATGCCGGTCAGGGAGGAAATGTTCACAATGGAACCCTGGCCATTCCTTTTCATCTCGGGAATCACATGCTTCATGCCGAGGAAGTTCCCGAGTGCATTGACATTCATGACCTTATCCCATTCCTCAATCGTCAACTTGTTCAGTGTAAATTCTGTAATGCCTGTAATGCCCGCGTTATTGATGAGTATATCGACTTTGCCGAATGTGCCGACAGCCTCCTCCACGATATGCTGCCAGTCCGCTTCCTTAGACACATCCTGCCGCAGGCCGATTACCGCATCAGGATACTGTTCCCCGAGCCTTTCGAGCAGTTCACCGAGATGTTCATCGTTCATATCCGTCGCTACAACCTTCGCGCCCTCCCGGGCGAAAAGCTCCGCTTCCATCGCTCCCTGGCCGCTGCCTGCACCAGTGATCACCGCCACTTTGCCGTTAAGTCTTCCCATACTTATCCCTCCTGGTATACCGGGGCCTACATCCGTTCATGTAGGGCAGAACGCCATCACCACCCAGCATTTTCCTTTGTTTCTACATTCCCTTTCTCATCGGATGTAATCCTCGACTTCCCTGAGCTGCATATATTCTACAGCACATTCAAAAAATACAGTAAAAATGCATATAATATATTATAATGATACTTCAGGCAAAATTAAGGAGGCGACATCATGACTGGAAAAACACATATAATGGGCGGCATCACAGCAAGTCTTGCGGTTGCCCACGCAGCGAATGAAAATCCACTGATCATGGTAGGGGCCGGCATCGTCGGTGCACTTCTGCCCGATATTTGCCATAGTGGAAGCAGGATTGGAAGAAGATTCCCCATATTATCACGCATCATCAATCTTCTGTTCGGCCACCGCACATTTACCCACAGCCTCCTGTTTCTGGTAATCGTTTCGTTCCTCATCGACCGGTTCTTTCCAAACGATATACTGAAATATGGATTACTGACGGGTATGGTCAGCCATTACATACTGGATATGGCGACAAGAAGCGGCATCAAGCTCTTCTTTCCGCTCGACCTCACCGTCCGCTTCCCCCTCACCATCAGGACCGGAAGCAAGGTGGAGAACCTGATTTTCAGCATTCTTGCGCT
The sequence above is drawn from the Salinicoccus roseus genome and encodes:
- a CDS encoding bile acid:sodium symporter family protein; the protein is MLTRFNAFIQKWIALLTPLSLIIGVLLGEMGTHFLFLIPWFFAFMTFTGALGMDFKDFRMVVKYPGTILLSILFLHILMPVWGYVLATVLLDDALLTIGFTLAVAVPTGVTSIIWVTITRGNLPLALSIVLLDTLLAPLILPLILVAVAGTAVTIDSGALIMGLLWMIVLPTLAGILMNEVTQGRVKDTLGRRLAPFSKISLLLIIMINGSVIAPYLQNFSWEIIGILLLVLFITLSAYAFALVTGHYLLEEPSIVTTFTYNVGMRNISVGVVIATAYFPPKVAMPVVFCMLFQQLIASFASRGMIRYQTYRNG
- a CDS encoding YwbE family protein, which codes for MDGTKRENIKPGVKVKVVQKHHQRSGELTEGTVARLLTNSATHPHGIKVKLEDGTVGRVKEILG
- a CDS encoding O-methyltransferase; translation: MSKLWNDVDAYFTSQLNADDEVITGILENEEERTEATSGQGKFLQLLARIKGAKTVLEIGTLSGYSTLWLGKALPEDGRMATIESNPEYAKTAFEHIMAAELDDKVEVIEAPAENTLPKLLERGYPRFDFIYINANQQHYPDYLEAAINMAKSGSVIVTERKIMESFEEEEAKCPKMQRFLQILTEHPRVDATAVQTVGSRGHDGFVMAVLD
- a CDS encoding metal-dependent hydrolase, encoding MTGKTHIMGGITASLAVAHAANENPLIMVGAGIVGALLPDICHSGSRIGRRFPILSRIINLLFGHRTFTHSLLFLVIVSFLIDRFFPNDILKYGLLTGMVSHYILDMATRSGIKLFFPLDLTVRFPLTIRTGSKVENLIFSILALLSFYFGYETLGWFRFW
- a CDS encoding SDR family NAD(P)-dependent oxidoreductase yields the protein MGRLNGKVAVITGAGSGQGAMEAELFAREGAKVVATDMNDEHLGELLERLGEQYPDAVIGLRQDVSKEADWQHIVEEAVGTFGKVDILINNAGITGITEFTLNKLTIEEWDKVMNVNALGNFLGMKHVIPEMKRNGQGSIVNISSLTGISGLGGLTAYSASKGAIRTMTKGAARDFGGDHIRVNSIHPGYIETPSTEYLTSNADIRDALIAAVPLKYLGQSEDVAYAALFLASDEARFITGEELIIDGGQTIKE
- a CDS encoding MDR family MFS transporter, with the translated sequence MEKDSARQYEYLSENPDIKTLPIMLSLIIGAFFAILNETLLNIALTTLMDQFDITLPTVQWMATGFMLVMGIVIPVSALLIQWFTTRQLFLGTMIIFTLGTAIAASAPTFGILLTGRLIQAVGTGMLMPIMFNVFLLMYPPHKRGRIMGIVGLVIMFAPAIGPTLSGIIVEYLGWRFLFITVIPFSLFSIVFAYFFLVNVSEVTRPKIDILSILFSTVGFGATIYGFSSVGESEAGFLSPVVLVSLLLGISGIFLFAYRQLHLDEPIMDFRVFKYPMYRHAVIMFVIIIMAMFASEIILPIYMQGPLALSAATAGILLLPGSLLNGALSPFMGQLFDKVGPRPMMIPATLVLSGTMFMMSRLDTGSSVWMIVIGFLLLMISVSAIMMPAQTNGLNQLPKRLYPHGTAVISTLQPMAGAIGVSVFISILNARQANYLSDAETPDDPATIDLAMVAGVELVYFTAFIFSIVAVVMALRVYRARPDDIADTKVE